The Planctomycetota bacterium genome segment GGCGCGTTCGGGCACCTGGTCGGCCAGGGCCGCAACGTCGAACACGCCGAGCTGCCTCGCCCAGTGCAGGTAGTTCCCGCTAATGTTCCCGCAGCCGATGATGCCGACTTTCACCTTCTTCACGCCGCGTCCCTTTCCCATCGTGTGGTTGGCGGGCGCACCCGCGCCCAGCCGCCCCCTATGCTACATGCTTTCGCGGACCTGTCAACTGCGGATGCGGCGCGCCCGCGCCTCTCGTCCCGGCCGATCTGCCCAGGGGCTTCGGCGCTCCGCTCGAAGGAATCGAATGCCGTTTTGCGCTACCGGCCTCTGGCCACATGGGGTATAATGGCGGTCGCGGGGGCCGCGCGTGCGGCCGACCCGGATCCTCTCACACAGGAGCACTGTCCCGATGGCACGTGAACCCAGGCGCGCCCCACGCTCGTGGCGCGAGACGGCTTGTGTGGACGAGGTGGCGATCCGCCTGCGCATCGAGGCCCTTGCCGAAGGGGGCTACGTGGCGACGAGCCCGGACGTTCCCGGCCTGGTCGCCGAGGGCC includes the following:
- a CDS encoding type II toxin-antitoxin system HicB family antitoxin gives rise to the protein MAREPRRAPRSWRETACVDEVAIRLRIEALAEGGYVATSPDVPGLVAEGRSITEAAEIAQGLTRKIVESCLDHGDPLPPAFCRTRRALS